A DNA window from Flavisolibacter ginsenosidimutans contains the following coding sequences:
- a CDS encoding endonuclease domain-containing protein, translating to METINFEERLMRHRSEFARVVPFEPEDKLLQMDFTSANKDLTDEILNDTNRFIKYINKKLSDANAKYGIGGYDENRTVYRRSRVFDGGPSPTTTLNASDSAKATSRWEGEEDAESLVEEDTIGYRYADPYLYPVLKEYALQNRNVPTQAEEVLWNALKTKQLDQYKFRRQHIIDKFIADFVCLKKRLVIEVDGLIHQLPDNKTNDELRTNILYERGFSVIRFSNDEVLYQLDSVLSKILETLKQKNIVRVPVETEMPEHKVVSSKSEGRSSDGLPTGKVGMGRSLHLGIDIWGKPYTKVMAPMNGIVHSFAFNNAYGDYGATIILTHNLDGETFHTLYGHLSLNSIKNLHEGDLVKKGDVFCEFGIPFENGQWPPHLHFQIIKDMQGMKGDYPGVCALSEREKYLSNCLNADIVLNMMRYAG from the coding sequence ATGGAAACAATAAATTTTGAAGAGCGGCTGATGCGCCACAGGAGCGAGTTTGCGCGGGTTGTACCGTTTGAACCGGAGGATAAATTGTTGCAGATGGATTTTACGTCGGCGAACAAAGATTTGACTGATGAAATATTGAATGATACAAACCGGTTCATTAAATACATCAACAAGAAATTGAGCGATGCAAATGCGAAGTATGGGATTGGTGGGTATGATGAGAACCGGACAGTTTATAGGAGAAGTAGAGTGTTTGATGGCGGCCCATCCCCAACAACCACACTAAATGCATCAGATAGTGCTAAAGCCACTTCCCGGTGGGAAGGGGAAGAAGATGCTGAATCGTTAGTTGAAGAAGATACAATAGGGTATAGATATGCTGATCCCTATCTATACCCTGTGTTAAAAGAGTATGCTTTACAGAATCGGAATGTGCCGACACAAGCAGAAGAAGTTCTTTGGAATGCGCTGAAAACAAAACAACTTGATCAATACAAGTTCAGAAGGCAGCACATCATTGATAAATTCATTGCTGATTTTGTTTGCCTAAAAAAACGATTAGTTATAGAAGTGGACGGACTCATTCACCAATTACCCGACAACAAAACCAACGACGAACTTCGAACAAATATTTTATACGAACGCGGGTTCAGCGTTATTCGATTCAGCAACGATGAAGTTTTGTATCAATTGGATAGCGTATTATCTAAAATTCTCGAAACATTGAAACAAAAGAATATTGTTCGAGTGCCCGTTGAGACGGAAATGCCTGAACATAAAGTAGTCTCGTCCAAAAGCGAGGGGCGCAGCTCGGATGGCCTTCCCACCGGGAAGGTCGGGATGGGCCGCAGTCTTCATCTTGGCATTGACATCTGGGGCAAGCCCTACACCAAAGTAATGGCGCCGATGAATGGCATTGTTCATTCCTTTGCCTTCAACAACGCTTATGGCGATTACGGCGCGACCATTATTCTCACCCACAATTTAGACGGCGAAACCTTTCACACGCTTTACGGTCATCTTAGTTTGAACTCGATTAAAAATTTGCACGAAGGCGATCTGGTGAAGAAAGGCGACGTGTTTTGCGAGTTCGGTATTCCCTTCGAAAACGGCCAATGGCCGCCGCACCTGCATTTTCAAATCATCAAAGACATGCAAGGAATGAAAGGCGATTATCCCGGTGTGTGTGCGTTGAGCGAAAGAGAGAAGTACTTGAGTAATTGTCTCAATGCAGACATCGTGCTGAACATGATGCGCTACGCCGGTTAA